A stretch of Dehalococcoidia bacterium DNA encodes these proteins:
- a CDS encoding chloride channel protein, which translates to MATSTLTDPENRRIAAFTALGIVLGIIGAVVAFVLYRLILFFTNVAFFQKFSFNVVYPSDNHVGLWVIVIPAIGGLIVGIMARYGSDRIRGHGIPEAMEAVLINRSRVAPKVAILKPISAAIAVGTGGPFGAEGPIIQTGGGIGSVIGQWLHLTASERKILLGCGAAAGMVGIFYTPITAVVIVLELLLFEFRARSLVPVIIAAGVAAGARHYLIGDNLMFPLNESYGSPSILWLFAVLGIVVGVIAAYFSKALYFTEEAFEKLGELGVHWMWWPAIGGLILGVIAYFEPRVLGMGYNTIANVIHGKLSTGDLVPLAVGKSVALWVSLGSGTSGGLLAPMLLIGAATGSIFGSVVHSIAPGASFNAHVAAIVAMSALFGAAARAPFTAVAFAFELTGDNSAIIPLMIGGACADVTCRFFLRDSIMTERLVRRGLRVPSDYEADPLRAVSVGTAMTTAVNAIPGSMPIKEVVARMDARQPDFAHQGFPVIDDQGRLTGIVTRSDIATATTAEPATAEASLDDPISQLSSTDLSVTYADVPLSLALSQMVRRKVGRLPVVERGDERRLVGWLSRSDIFRARERAVEDEEVRERVFTTALFFPRQRRALREAEAATAALTHGDGRERERAGVPHPGTDGVTGLEPEIGATALRTPDGHGRNGSAGASDGEHAPGDKVAR; encoded by the coding sequence TTGGCAACATCGACCCTGACCGACCCCGAAAACCGACGGATTGCCGCCTTCACGGCGCTGGGCATCGTGCTCGGCATCATCGGCGCCGTCGTCGCCTTCGTGCTCTACCGCCTGATCCTCTTCTTCACCAACGTCGCCTTCTTTCAAAAGTTCAGCTTCAATGTCGTCTATCCCAGCGACAACCACGTCGGTCTCTGGGTGATCGTGATTCCCGCCATCGGCGGCCTGATCGTCGGCATCATGGCCCGCTATGGCTCGGACCGCATCCGCGGCCACGGCATTCCCGAGGCGATGGAGGCGGTGCTGATCAACCGCAGCCGCGTGGCGCCCAAAGTCGCGATCTTAAAGCCGATCTCGGCCGCCATCGCCGTGGGCACGGGCGGGCCGTTCGGCGCCGAGGGGCCGATCATCCAGACCGGCGGCGGCATCGGCTCCGTGATCGGCCAGTGGCTGCATCTGACCGCGAGCGAGCGCAAGATCCTGCTCGGCTGCGGCGCGGCGGCGGGCATGGTCGGCATTTTCTACACGCCGATCACCGCCGTCGTGATCGTGCTCGAGCTGCTGCTGTTCGAGTTCCGTGCCCGCTCGCTGGTGCCGGTGATTATCGCCGCGGGCGTGGCGGCCGGGGCGCGGCACTATCTCATCGGCGACAACCTGATGTTCCCGCTCAACGAGAGCTACGGCAGCCCGTCGATTCTCTGGCTGTTCGCCGTGCTGGGCATCGTGGTCGGCGTGATCGCGGCGTACTTCAGCAAGGCGCTGTATTTCACCGAAGAGGCGTTCGAGAAGCTCGGCGAACTCGGCGTTCACTGGATGTGGTGGCCGGCGATCGGCGGCCTGATCCTGGGCGTGATCGCCTATTTCGAGCCCCGCGTGCTCGGCATGGGCTACAACACGATCGCCAATGTGATCCACGGCAAGCTCAGCACGGGCGACCTCGTGCCGCTGGCCGTCGGCAAGAGCGTGGCGCTGTGGGTCTCGCTCGGCTCCGGCACCTCCGGCGGCCTGCTGGCGCCGATGCTGCTGATCGGCGCTGCCACGGGCAGCATCTTCGGCTCGGTCGTGCACAGCATCGCCCCGGGCGCCTCGTTCAACGCGCACGTGGCCGCGATCGTGGCGATGAGCGCCCTCTTCGGCGCGGCGGCGCGGGCGCCCTTCACCGCCGTCGCCTTCGCCTTCGAACTGACCGGCGACAACAGCGCGATCATCCCGCTGATGATCGGCGGCGCCTGCGCCGACGTCACCTGCCGCTTCTTCCTCAGGGACTCGATCATGACCGAGCGGCTGGTGCGGCGCGGCCTGCGCGTGCCCTCAGACTACGAGGCCGACCCGTTGCGCGCGGTCAGCGTGGGCACGGCCATGACGACCGCCGTGAATGCCATCCCCGGCTCGATGCCGATCAAGGAAGTGGTGGCGCGCATGGACGCGCGCCAGCCCGACTTCGCGCACCAGGGCTTCCCGGTAATCGACGATCAGGGGCGGCTCACGGGCATTGTCACACGCAGCGATATCGCCACGGCCACGACAGCCGAGCCCGCCACGGCCGAGGCCTCGCTCGACGACCCGATCAGCCAGCTCAGCTCGACGGACCTGAGCGTCACTTACGCCGACGTGCCGCTCTCGCTGGCGCTGTCGCAAATGGTGCGCCGCAAAGTCGGCCGCTTGCCGGTGGTTGAGCGCGGCGACGAACGCCGGCTGGTTGGCTGGCTCTCCCGCAGCGACATCTTCCGCGCCCGTGAGCGCGCGGTCGAAGACGAAGAGGTGCGCGAGCGCGTGTTCACCACCGCGCTGTTCTTCCCGCGCCAGCGCCGTGCCCTGCGCGAGGCCGAAGCCGCCACTGCTGCCCTCACCCATGGCGATGGCAGGGAGAGAGAACGGGCCGGCGTGCCGCATCCCGGCACAGACGGCGTGACCGGCCTGGAGCCCGAGATCGGCGCCACGGCGCTGCGCACGCCGGACGGCCACGGCCGCAACGGCAGCGCCGGCGCCAGCGACGGCGAGCATGCGCCAGGCGACAAGGTGGCCCGCTAG
- a CDS encoding DUF4269 domain-containing protein, translating into MHSRFLTIDYLREGTPRQQAAHAAMARLGVLERLATYAPLLAGTIPLDVDTPDSDLDLLCQVPEHEFAAFEAVARAAFGRCDGFAVHRAEHQELPSAIVRFRAEGFAFELFGQPLPARQQQGFRHLLAEARLLAAASSEAGPAIRTLKLGG; encoded by the coding sequence ATGCACAGTCGCTTTCTGACGATCGACTACCTGCGCGAGGGCACGCCGCGCCAGCAGGCGGCGCACGCGGCTATGGCGAGGCTCGGCGTACTCGAGCGGCTGGCCACGTACGCTCCCCTGCTTGCCGGCACGATTCCTCTCGATGTTGATACGCCGGACAGCGATCTCGACCTGCTCTGCCAGGTGCCGGAGCACGAGTTCGCCGCCTTCGAGGCGGTTGCCCGCGCCGCCTTCGGCCGTTGCGACGGTTTCGCGGTGCACCGGGCCGAACACCAGGAGCTGCCCAGCGCGATCGTGCGCTTCCGCGCCGAGGGCTTCGCCTTCGAGCTGTTCGGTCAGCCGCTGCCCGCCAGGCAGCAGCAGGGCTTCCGGCATTTGCTGGCCGAGGCGCGGCTGCTGGCTGCCGCGTCCAGCGAGGCAGGCCCGGCCATTCGCACCCTGAAGCTGGGGGGCTGA
- a CDS encoding cytochrome D1 domain-containing protein, with translation MPALLFGVVLALFGAFGQAAPHAAAAPPQAAGPKAYAGIFKDNTVAVLDTATNAVIGKIPVPAGPHGIVATPDGRHVYVSSDGDSKVSVIDTASDTITATIEVGTMPHGLAITPDGRQVLAAVFGAGQVVFIDTATNTVLGQAPVGSPHNIAITPDGRTAYVASQTQGQTALVILDIASRKQTGSVPLDKTPRALNFSPDGKQLEFTLAGADAVQVLDPATNKIAAQIGVGASPHHPLFVPGGDMSLVVAQGPGELDVLDPAKNALVTAVKVGDMPHWIALSPDNKTAYVTNENSNSVSVVNLGNDSVTATIPVGNAPRKIVVVPAPAAQGVTALAATGSGGQAGRGTDRALLLSLGGAALLLVTACAVAFRASTSDAER, from the coding sequence GTGCCGGCTTTGCTCTTTGGTGTTGTCCTGGCGCTGTTCGGCGCCTTCGGCCAGGCGGCGCCGCATGCCGCCGCCGCGCCGCCCCAGGCCGCGGGGCCGAAGGCCTACGCCGGCATTTTCAAGGACAACACCGTGGCCGTGCTGGACACGGCCACCAACGCGGTGATCGGCAAGATCCCCGTGCCCGCGGGGCCGCACGGCATCGTCGCCACGCCGGACGGCCGCCACGTCTATGTGAGCAGCGACGGCGACTCCAAGGTCAGCGTCATCGACACGGCCAGCGATACGATCACGGCCACGATCGAGGTCGGCACGATGCCGCACGGCCTGGCGATCACGCCGGACGGCAGGCAGGTGCTGGCCGCGGTGTTCGGCGCCGGCCAGGTGGTCTTCATCGATACGGCCACGAACACCGTGCTCGGCCAGGCGCCGGTGGGCAGTCCGCACAACATCGCCATCACGCCGGATGGCAGAACCGCCTACGTCGCCTCACAGACCCAGGGCCAGACGGCGCTGGTGATTCTCGACATCGCCAGCCGCAAGCAGACCGGCAGCGTGCCGCTGGACAAGACGCCGCGCGCCCTCAACTTCAGCCCGGACGGCAAGCAGCTCGAGTTCACTTTGGCCGGTGCGGATGCGGTGCAGGTGCTGGACCCCGCGACGAACAAGATCGCGGCCCAGATCGGCGTCGGCGCTTCGCCGCATCACCCGCTCTTCGTGCCGGGCGGCGACATGAGCCTCGTCGTGGCGCAGGGACCGGGCGAGCTGGACGTGCTCGACCCGGCGAAGAACGCGCTCGTCACCGCGGTCAAGGTCGGCGACATGCCGCACTGGATCGCGCTCTCGCCGGACAACAAGACCGCCTACGTGACCAACGAGAACTCGAATAGCGTCTCCGTCGTCAACCTCGGGAACGACAGCGTGACGGCAACGATTCCGGTGGGGAATGCGCCGCGTAAGATCGTGGTCGTGCCGGCGCCCGCCGCCCAGGGTGTTACCGCGCTGGCGGCCACGGGCAGCGGCGGTCAGGCGGGCCGCGGCACGGACCGCGCGCTGCTGCTCAGCCTCGGCGGCGCGGCGCTGCTGCTGGTTACCGCCTGCGCCGTCGCCTTCCGCGCCTCGACCTCGGACGCGGAGCGCTAG
- a CDS encoding cupredoxin family copper-binding protein, whose protein sequence is MYELRHIRWCSLRSLLACSITRTRRWATGTAHRAPLLVAAGLVLLITGAACSSGNNGYGAKTAPGTSAQPASTQPAAAVVSGTGATAVPSAGAAAALTTPAASASAPATAAPATPSATAPAAGGAGAEQAVTISGFAFAPATLRVPVGATVTWTNKDAVTHTVTPDAEGITDRQLAAGAAVSQTFTTPGTFSYHCSIHPFMKGTIIVGG, encoded by the coding sequence ATGTACGAACTTCGCCACATTCGATGGTGCTCGCTCCGTTCACTCCTTGCCTGCTCAATTACACGCACACGGAGATGGGCCACGGGTACGGCTCACCGCGCCCCGCTCCTTGTCGCCGCGGGCCTGGTGCTGCTGATCACGGGCGCCGCCTGTTCGAGCGGCAACAACGGCTACGGCGCGAAGACGGCGCCCGGGACGTCTGCCCAGCCGGCGAGCACACAGCCCGCTGCAGCCGTCGTCTCTGGCACGGGCGCCACAGCCGTCCCGTCCGCCGGCGCCGCCGCGGCGCTCACCACTCCGGCCGCGTCCGCCAGCGCTCCGGCGACAGCAGCCCCGGCTACGCCCTCTGCCACCGCTCCGGCGGCGGGCGGGGCCGGGGCGGAGCAGGCCGTGACGATCAGCGGCTTCGCCTTCGCGCCGGCGACGCTGCGCGTGCCGGTCGGCGCGACCGTGACCTGGACGAACAAAGATGCGGTGACGCACACGGTCACGCCGGACGCGGAGGGCATCACCGATCGGCAGCTTGCCGCCGGCGCCGCGGTCAGCCAAACCTTCACAACTCCGGGCACATTCAGCTATCACTGCTCGATCCATCCCTTCATGAAGGGCACGATAATTGTCGGCGGCTGA
- a CDS encoding sigma-70 family RNA polymerase sigma factor, giving the protein MNAARPIPLRPDTPDEELMRQLAAGHQEALGPLYARYAPLIYGIGVRSLDGPAAEEVVQDVLLSVWRAAGSYDPQRGAVRSWVLQIAHYRILNELRRRSRRPQAEPDPEGLRLLELPDREPDPAEMAERAESRAAVRAALEELPPTQRQVLNLAFFSGLTHEQVARQLDLPLGTTKSRIRSGMQKLRVALAPSLAAAILALGGLLTLFGVRYHVEQERSARQQRGLLLATTSETTELHLAAAPGAPAAVHGAYRGRPGVSTAVVSIAHAQPAPRGEAYRAWVRHGSTWRQLGVLRPDASGSALLISDGQDLTQLPDEVRVTLEPAGQHAAAPGGNTVIGWTGP; this is encoded by the coding sequence ATGAACGCGGCGCGACCCATTCCCTTGCGTCCGGATACGCCGGATGAGGAACTGATGCGGCAGCTCGCGGCGGGCCACCAGGAGGCGCTCGGCCCGCTTTACGCCCGCTACGCGCCGCTGATCTACGGCATCGGCGTGCGCTCGCTGGACGGGCCGGCGGCGGAAGAGGTCGTGCAGGATGTGCTGCTCTCCGTCTGGCGGGCGGCGGGCAGCTACGACCCGCAGCGCGGCGCGGTGCGCAGCTGGGTGCTGCAGATCGCGCACTACCGCATTCTCAATGAGCTGCGCCGGCGCAGCCGCCGCCCGCAGGCCGAGCCGGACCCGGAGGGGCTGCGCCTGCTGGAACTGCCCGACCGCGAGCCGGACCCGGCCGAAATGGCCGAGCGGGCGGAGAGCCGCGCCGCCGTGCGCGCCGCGTTGGAGGAGCTGCCGCCGACCCAACGCCAGGTGCTGAACCTCGCCTTCTTCAGCGGGCTGACGCACGAGCAGGTGGCGCGGCAGCTCGACCTGCCGCTGGGCACGACGAAATCGCGCATCCGCTCCGGCATGCAGAAGCTGCGCGTGGCGCTGGCCCCGTCGCTTGCCGCGGCGATCCTGGCGCTTGGCGGCCTGCTGACGCTGTTCGGCGTGCGCTATCACGTCGAGCAGGAGCGCAGCGCTCGGCAGCAGCGCGGCCTGCTGCTCGCCACCACCAGCGAGACGACGGAGCTGCATCTCGCGGCCGCGCCCGGCGCGCCGGCGGCGGTGCACGGCGCCTACCGCGGCCGGCCGGGCGTGAGCACGGCGGTGGTCAGTATTGCGCATGCGCAGCCGGCGCCCAGGGGCGAGGCGTATCGGGCGTGGGTGCGCCACGGCTCAACCTGGCGGCAGTTGGGTGTGCTGCGGCCGGACGCATCCGGCAGCGCCCTGCTGATCAGCGATGGCCAGGACCTGACGCAACTGCCCGACGAGGTGCGCGTGACGCTGGAGCCCGCGGGCCAGCACGCTGCTGCGCCAGGCGGCAACACCGTGATTGGCTGGACGGGGCCGTAG
- the hemL gene encoding glutamate-1-semialdehyde 2,1-aminomutase produces the protein MANTTAQPHTLSRTAFARAQTLFPGGVNSPVRAFRAVGGEPPVIARAAGCRVYDLDGNGYIDYVGAYGPLILGHAHAAVVAAIQRAAADGASYGMPTRLENELGALVREAFPTIELLRFVSSGTEATMSALRVARGFTGRDKIVKFAGCYHGHSDQLLAQAGSGIATLGLPGSAGVPAAAVSETLIAPFNNLAAVEAQFAAWPGQIAAVIVEPVPANMGVVPPAPGYLEGLRAITRRESALLIFDEVITGFRVAYGGAQARYGIEPDLTCLGKIVGGGLPVGVYGGRREIMEVVAPLGPVYQAGTLSGNPLAMAAGCATLHELQKPGVYERLEELGARLGRGLESACRARGVPATLHRVGSILTGFFTAGPVQDYASAQTADTARYARVHTALLERGVFLAPSQFEAAFVSLAHGEAEIDATIAAFTEALAA, from the coding sequence ATGGCAAACACGACGGCACAGCCGCATACCCTCTCTCGCACCGCCTTCGCGCGGGCGCAAACGCTCTTCCCCGGCGGCGTCAACAGCCCCGTGCGTGCCTTCCGCGCCGTGGGCGGCGAGCCGCCGGTGATCGCCCGCGCCGCCGGCTGCCGCGTCTACGACCTGGACGGTAACGGCTACATCGATTACGTCGGCGCCTACGGGCCGCTGATCCTCGGCCACGCGCATGCGGCCGTGGTGGCGGCGATCCAGCGGGCCGCGGCCGACGGCGCCAGCTACGGCATGCCTACGCGGCTGGAGAACGAGCTGGGTGCGCTGGTGCGAGAGGCGTTTCCAACGATCGAGCTGCTGCGCTTCGTCTCCAGCGGCACCGAGGCGACGATGTCGGCGCTGCGCGTGGCGCGCGGCTTCACGGGGCGGGACAAGATCGTGAAGTTCGCCGGCTGCTACCACGGTCACTCGGATCAGCTGCTGGCGCAGGCCGGCTCCGGTATCGCCACGCTGGGCCTGCCGGGCAGCGCCGGCGTGCCGGCCGCGGCCGTAAGCGAGACGCTGATCGCGCCGTTCAACAACCTGGCCGCGGTCGAGGCGCAGTTCGCCGCGTGGCCGGGGCAGATCGCGGCCGTGATCGTCGAGCCGGTGCCGGCCAATATGGGTGTGGTGCCGCCCGCGCCGGGCTATCTCGAAGGCCTGCGCGCGATCACGCGGCGCGAGAGCGCGCTGCTGATCTTCGACGAGGTGATCACCGGCTTCCGCGTGGCCTACGGCGGGGCGCAGGCGCGCTACGGCATCGAACCGGACCTGACCTGCCTCGGCAAGATCGTCGGTGGCGGGCTGCCGGTCGGCGTCTACGGTGGCCGGCGCGAGATCATGGAGGTGGTGGCGCCGCTGGGGCCGGTCTACCAGGCGGGCACGCTCTCCGGCAATCCTTTGGCGATGGCCGCCGGCTGCGCCACGCTGCACGAGCTGCAAAAGCCAGGTGTCTACGAACGGCTCGAGGAGCTGGGGGCGCGGCTTGGCCGCGGCCTGGAAAGCGCCTGCCGCGCCAGGGGCGTGCCGGCCACGCTGCACCGCGTGGGCAGTATTCTCACGGGCTTCTTCACCGCCGGCCCCGTGCAGGACTACGCCTCGGCGCAGACGGCGGACACGGCGCGCTATGCGCGCGTTCATACGGCCCTGCTCGAGCGCGGTGTCTTCCTCGCGCCCAGCCAGTTCGAGGCCGCCTTCGTCTCGCTGGCGCATGGCGAGGCCGAGATCGACGCGACGATCGCCGCGTTCACCGAGGCGCTCGCAGCGTAA
- a CDS encoding thiolase family protein: MPIRDKYCIAGVGNTRYGKLAGRSAESLTVEAIKNAIEDCGIAKSEIDAVLTKAPTSNFQMLFSARICQDLGIVPAVTATLDAAGASTAALIQYGAMCIEEGLCHAAVISYGDNPITGSRETYARARADDDGAYGMFGAPPNYAMIARRYIHEFGLSDRQLGSAPISDRAWAAMNDNAVFRTPITHEDRENSRYVVEPFHLLDCCPITDGAAAAVLVSAERARDLKKPPVYLRGFGQGHPAWGLPTREQWTTSGAKRSAETAYRIAGLGPGDMDVLELYDPFSIVPIISVEDYGFCKKGEGGAFLEDGKTRPGGSLPLNTSGGLLSETGMPGMQLIVEAVRQLRGECGQRQVADARTALVSNQGGVMTTHATLILRNDR; encoded by the coding sequence ATGCCGATTCGCGACAAGTACTGCATCGCCGGCGTGGGCAATACACGCTACGGCAAGCTCGCCGGCCGCAGCGCCGAAAGCCTGACGGTCGAGGCGATCAAGAACGCGATCGAGGACTGCGGCATCGCCAAGAGCGAGATCGACGCCGTGCTGACCAAGGCGCCGACCTCCAACTTCCAGATGCTCTTCTCCGCCCGCATCTGCCAGGACCTCGGCATCGTGCCGGCGGTCACGGCTACGCTCGACGCGGCCGGCGCCAGCACCGCCGCGCTGATCCAGTACGGGGCGATGTGCATCGAAGAGGGGCTGTGCCATGCGGCCGTGATCAGCTACGGCGACAATCCGATCACCGGCTCGCGCGAGACCTACGCCCGCGCCCGCGCCGATGACGACGGCGCCTACGGCATGTTCGGCGCCCCGCCCAACTACGCCATGATCGCCCGCCGCTACATCCATGAGTTCGGCCTGAGCGATCGCCAGCTCGGCTCGGCGCCGATCTCCGACCGCGCCTGGGCGGCGATGAACGACAATGCTGTCTTCCGCACGCCGATCACACACGAGGATCGCGAGAACTCGCGCTACGTGGTCGAGCCGTTTCATCTGCTCGACTGCTGCCCGATTACCGACGGCGCCGCCGCGGCCGTGCTCGTCTCCGCCGAGCGGGCGCGCGACCTGAAGAAGCCGCCGGTCTATCTGCGCGGCTTCGGCCAGGGCCACCCGGCCTGGGGCCTGCCCACACGCGAACAATGGACGACGTCGGGCGCGAAGCGCTCTGCCGAGACGGCGTACCGCATCGCGGGCCTCGGGCCAGGGGACATGGACGTGCTGGAGCTGTACGACCCGTTTAGCATCGTGCCGATCATCTCCGTCGAGGACTACGGCTTCTGCAAGAAGGGCGAGGGCGGCGCCTTTCTCGAAGACGGCAAGACACGGCCGGGCGGCTCGCTGCCGCTGAACACCTCTGGTGGCCTGCTGTCGGAGACGGGCATGCCAGGGATGCAGCTGATCGTGGAGGCGGTGCGGCAACTGCGCGGCGAGTGCGGCCAGCGGCAGGTGGCGGACGCCCGCACCGCCCTCGTCTCCAACCAGGGCGGCGTGATGACGACGCACGCCACGCTGATTTTGCGCAACGACCGCTGA
- a CDS encoding antibiotic biosynthesis monooxygenase, whose amino-acid sequence MIAVIFQVEPLTGRAQEYLDLAASLRAELEQIDGFISVERFESVYNPGKFVSLSFWRDEAAILRWREHLGHQQAQARGRGAIFAGYRISVAQIVRDYGMDERGEAPAPVAARWGGAALP is encoded by the coding sequence ATGATCGCGGTGATTTTTCAAGTCGAACCACTGACGGGGCGGGCGCAGGAGTATCTCGACCTGGCCGCGAGCCTGCGCGCCGAGCTGGAGCAGATCGACGGCTTCATCTCCGTCGAGCGCTTCGAGAGCGTGTACAACCCGGGCAAGTTCGTCTCGCTCTCGTTCTGGCGCGACGAGGCGGCGATCCTGCGCTGGCGCGAGCATCTCGGCCACCAGCAGGCACAGGCCCGCGGCCGCGGTGCGATCTTCGCCGGCTACCGGATCAGCGTGGCGCAGATCGTGCGCGACTACGGCATGGACGAGCGCGGGGAGGCGCCGGCGCCGGTCGCGGCCCGCTGGGGCGGTGCGGCGCTGCCCTGA
- a CDS encoding HD-GYP domain-containing protein — protein sequence MTAPVAVSVPAPAQAQPARPHPRLAAALAMLMAAAGALVLLSGARAFIAHPDGVPLVLMLIAALIGAIPLPAYGSRVSLGPLPIIAAAFLSGPLAAALVGCAAAIGAELRPHPHGWRCPYNAGAFTLAALVGGLAGHALPTARETEPLYLLSFGLIASGALYLANIVPVCCFGWALSGDSPLAIWRERFRWMLPQTLLLGPVGTGVAVAYRYAGLYELIAFALPVVAMHLAWRQYLAHTTRSVEDLRQKNADLIQLAARLQSANEQVLSTYRGTLEALVGALDARDNEVQGHSYRVSAYSQIMAEQLGVERGSIEWETIARGALLHDVGKIGIRDAVLRKPGALDDAEWVEMRTHAEIGFGILRDIDFLKPAAALVQAHHERYDGTGYPRGLKGEQIPLGARIFAVADTFDAITTDRPYRRALPPEAAVAEIRRCAGSQFDPDVVEVFLNLWTELWAIRPDAVHMVA from the coding sequence GTGACCGCTCCCGTCGCCGTCTCGGTGCCCGCGCCGGCGCAGGCTCAGCCCGCACGGCCGCACCCGCGCCTGGCCGCGGCGCTGGCCATGTTGATGGCGGCCGCCGGGGCGCTGGTTCTCCTGAGCGGGGCGCGCGCCTTCATCGCGCATCCCGACGGCGTGCCGCTGGTGCTGATGCTAATCGCCGCGCTGATCGGCGCCATACCGCTGCCCGCCTACGGCAGCAGGGTTTCGCTGGGTCCGTTGCCGATCATCGCCGCGGCCTTCCTCAGCGGGCCGCTCGCGGCCGCGCTGGTGGGGTGTGCCGCCGCGATCGGCGCTGAGCTGCGGCCACATCCCCACGGCTGGCGCTGCCCCTACAACGCGGGCGCCTTCACGCTGGCAGCGCTGGTGGGCGGACTTGCGGGCCACGCGCTGCCGACGGCTCGCGAGACAGAACCGCTCTACCTGCTCTCGTTCGGCCTGATCGCCTCCGGCGCCCTCTATCTGGCGAACATCGTGCCGGTCTGCTGCTTCGGCTGGGCGCTCTCGGGCGACAGCCCGCTCGCTATCTGGCGGGAGCGCTTCCGTTGGATGCTGCCGCAAACCCTGTTGCTCGGGCCGGTGGGCACGGGCGTGGCCGTGGCCTACCGCTACGCGGGGCTCTACGAGCTGATCGCCTTCGCGCTGCCGGTGGTTGCCATGCACCTGGCCTGGCGGCAGTACCTCGCGCACACCACGCGCAGCGTCGAGGATCTGCGCCAGAAGAACGCCGACCTGATTCAACTGGCCGCCCGTCTGCAGAGCGCGAACGAGCAGGTGCTTTCGACCTACCGCGGCACGCTGGAGGCGCTGGTGGGCGCGCTGGATGCGCGCGACAACGAGGTGCAGGGCCACTCCTACCGCGTTTCCGCCTACAGCCAGATCATGGCCGAGCAGCTCGGGGTCGAGCGTGGCTCGATCGAGTGGGAGACGATCGCGCGCGGCGCCCTGCTGCACGACGTGGGCAAGATCGGCATCCGCGATGCCGTGCTACGCAAGCCGGGGGCGCTGGACGACGCCGAATGGGTCGAGATGCGGACCCACGCCGAGATCGGCTTCGGCATTCTGCGTGACATCGACTTCTTGAAGCCGGCGGCGGCGCTGGTGCAGGCGCATCACGAACGCTACGACGGCACCGGCTATCCGCGCGGGCTCAAGGGGGAGCAGATTCCGCTCGGGGCGCGCATCTTCGCCGTCGCCGACACGTTCGACGCGATTACCACGGACCGGCCCTACCGGCGGGCGCTGCCGCCGGAGGCGGCGGTGGCCGAAATCCGCCGCTGCGCCGGCAGCCAGTTCGATCCGGACGTCGTGGAGGTATTCCTGAATCTCTGGACGGAGCTGTGGGCGATCCGTCCGGATGCCGTGCACATGGTGGCATGA